The genomic region GTCGATCGTCAGCGTCATGCAGTGTGCTGGGAATGGCCGGTCGCTGTTTTGGGAACAGCAGGACATGCTGTCGTCGCCAACCAAGGTATCAGGAAACGGCTGGGGGCTTGGCGGCGTAGGACAGGCAGAATGGCAGTACGTACCGATGAGCGAGATTCTCGGCCGCGTCGGCCTGAAGGCCAATGCCAAGAGCGTGCTTTTCTGGTCGGGAGTCGATGGCAAGGCGCCGAACATTCAATCCGATACCGGCAGACCGCTTCCAATCAGTGAACTGATCGAGCGCGGCGAGGACATCGGCCTGGCCTTCAAGATGAACGGCATGCCGTTGCCACCGGATCACGGCGCACCAGTCCGGGCTCTCGTGCCGGGCTGGTGTGGCGGCGCATCGACGAAATGGCTAACCGAAATCAAAATTGCGTCGCACGATTTCTGGGTGCGGTTGAACACAATTGGCCACTCCATGGTTGGGCCAGACTATCCGCCGCCGAAACCGTCCAGCGAAGACGAGTTTAGATTTGTCACGCCGAAGAACGTCATCGGTGTTCCGGTGACATGGCATACATCGCGGTCCATGCTTGCAATACCGTTGGTGCTCGCCAAGCAACCGCAGATGCCATCCAACTATCCCCTCGATCGCGGCAAACTTCCGGTCATGCCGTCGGGTCCGCAAACATTACGAGGATATGCTTGGGCGCCGCACTGGGGCGTGAAACGCGTCGATGTGCGCGTCAACGGCGGCCAATGGGAGCCAGCGCGCATCATCGATCATCAGCCTAACCGCTATACTTGGGTGAGGTTCGAAGTCCCGTTGTCGCCTCTACCGGGGACATATCTCATCGAAACGTGCGTGGTCGATGGGCGGGGCGATCGCCAACCTGCGCGGGTGCCCTATAATGCGGGCGGCTATGATTTTTCCGCCATTCCCAAATTCTTCGTTCGATTTTCCTGAGATTTTCGGATGCAGAGAGGTTCACTGCGATTGGCGTGCAGCTATTTCCGTGAGCGAAGCTCTGCTCAGACCAGGACGTGAGACTTCCGGGTTTGCTGCTCTTCTGTTGTTGTCCTGCACAGCGCGCATATACGCCCACAGATAGGGCTCGTAATTCCTTGCGAAGGATGCTCCGACCCGAGGATTGAGTTCGAAAATCATCGGCGTCTCATCTTTGAGCTTAAAGTTAAAGCATGCGCATCCGGTGTAAGAGAGGTCTGCGAAAATGCTGGCAAGCTCCGATGGTATGTACCCGCCTAAGTCTTCAACGCAGAACGGATGGTTTTGCGCCGACTTTGTGTAAGTATCACTGTTGAACAGATATTTGTATGTTTTCACGTAAACCAGACGGCCGGCGACGCAGATCGCGTGCGTAGCATATTCCTCGGCACCTGGAACGTACTCTTGAAAATAGAAGTCGGGATCGTGGATCCTATCCGTCTCTGACCTCTTCGTGATGATGCGGGTATGGATTCCATATTCATCGACGCGCCGCTTTTGAATGAAGGGCAATTCCAATTCGCTCGGTGAGCCTACGCGTGGAATGCAGTTCGCATATCCACACTCCATCATCAGCGCGTTGAAGACGATCTTATCGTCTATTGCTTTTGCGATGTGCTCTTCTGGAAAGATGCATTTGTGCCGAACCTGCGGGCAATCTCGCAGTATGGCGTAGTCTTCCATTGAGAATGGCAATATGAAATCGAATTCCGATTCCAGCACAGTATCTCGATTGAATTCTTTTTCCAGGAATGTGATTTTCGGCCGTGTTCCGATCGGCTCGGGCGCCGCGACAGTGCGGGGACGTTTCCAAAAGTGTTTTTTCTTTTTTTGGGGCGGTGCTGTCAGGCAAGCATGCTTAGTCGTGAGAATTTCTCGCCAATCGCGTCGGCCGCCCAGCAATATTGTCGGCATCGCTCACTCCGAAAAATATAACGATCCGTATACGCTGGCATATGTCTTATGGGCTAGTCTATCTGTGCAGAGATAAATGTTTGTGTTGGGATCTTTGTCTCGTTCAATAGGGAAAACACGCACAGCCGTTGCGGGATTTTCTCTCTGATCTGGGCAGATTATGCATCTGCAGTGCGATTGACTCATGAACTGATGACGCTGTGCTCGGTAATGGCGCTCTCGGCCATCGCACATGCTGCCCGCAATACAGGCTAACTGACAGGCGTTTTTCAACGTTGCATTAAACAAAAAAGAAAAACCCGCCGGGAGGAGCGGCGGGTTTTTTAGGACAAGCGAGGGTCTGCTATCGTTAGTGGTTAGTGAGGGATCTGCTCGTACTGAAGGCGGACGAGCGAGTCATCGTGACCGCGCGAGGCCGAGGCATCAACATCCGGCTGAGCCGAGTTGCCGTACTGCTGCAGCTGCTGCTGGACGATCGATGCGTCTGAACCGTTTTCTGCACCCGAGTAGCTCGGGACGCCGCGATCGCTGATCTGCTGGTTCACGATTTCCGGAAGCGATTCGGCGTTTGCGGGGACACCGTAAAGAGCGAACGCACCGGCAACGACTGCGAGGGAAAGAATCTTGTGCATTGACATAGCCATTACTCCCAAAGAGCTTTGATTTATTTTCCGCTGCTTTCGGGTCTCATTGGCTCGTGAGCAGCTGACCGATAATTTGGTCCGCTCACGTTTCTTTCGCTATCGCACAAAGGTTCGTAAAACGGCGACGTTGGGATGAGTGCAGGAGACAATCGTTTCTGAACGCTATACGTAGGTATATTGCGCCAACCGCGGCGCGTGCGGATTATCCATGCGATGCGGCCTGAATGGGCGCTGATGCCTTCAATTTCAGATTTCCAATTTTAGAATTCGGCAGCCGACTATCATCGATCCGGTTTCTTGGTCTGATCGCCGTTCGTGCTAATCCGCAACCGCCCCGGCGAATATGAAAGAATGTTGCCTTTTGCCCCACTACCTTCGTCGCACTTCGGATCGGCGGCGTGGTCAATGGTCTCCGCTGATGGTTGCCTTGCATCTCGATTGGAGCGTGTCTCATGAACGAAATCTCCCGCAGAAATATTCTCGCGATCGCGGCGGCGACCGGCACGTTGGCATCTTCAGCGGCAGCGCGTGCAGCGACGTTTGGAAATCCCGATCAGCCGGCTGAAGGCGCAATCAACGCCAATCCTGGTGGGCTGTCGGATCCGGGTCCTAAGAACCCGATCATCAATAGTCAGTTTCCGTCTTTCGAAAGTCCGCCGCCAACGGATGTCGGCGGCATGCCGCTCTTCTGGGGATCGTTCAACAATGCGCAGAAGCGCATCCAGAATGGTGGATGGGCTCGGCAGTTAACGCAGGCCGACTTCGCTATTTCCGAGGCGGTGTCGGGTGTGAATATGCGGCTTGGGCCGGGCGGTGTTCGCGAGATGCACTGGCACTTGGCAGCCGAGTGGGCGATCATGACGAACGGCCGCTGCCGCGTGACCGTTCTTGACCCGGAGGGTCATGCCTACGTTGATGACGTTGGACCGGGCGATCTTTGGTATTTTCCGGCGGGCTTCCCGCACTCGCTTCAGGGCCTTGGTCCTGACGGGGCAGAGTTCGTGCTGGTTTTCGACGAAGGCCGGCAATCGGAATACAGCACGTTGCTGGTCACCGATTGGCTTGCGCATACGCCACCCGATGTCTTGGCTGCAAATTTTGGCGTGCCGAAAGACGTCTTCAAGAATATTCCGCTGCAGGATCTCTGGATATTCCAGGGCAAGGAGCCGGGGCCGCTCGCTGCCGATCAAGCGGCTGTCGCGTCGGGCGGGACGCCGCCCAATCCGTTTACCTTTAAGCTCGGATCGTCGAAGCCGGTCAAAGCCAATCCTTCGGGTGAACTGCGCATGGCCGACAGTTCGATCTTCAAAGCCTCAAAGACGATCGCTGCGGCGATGGAGGTTTTGAAGCCGGGCGCCGTGCGTGAAATGCACTGGCATCCGAACGCAGACGAGTGGCAGTACTGGATGGAAGGCGAGGGCCGCATGACTGTGTTCGATGCCGGACCGCATGCTGTCACGGCTGACTTCAGGCCGGGGGACGTCGGCTACGTCAAGAAGAGCCAAGGGCATGTGATTCAGAACGTCGGCAAGACCGACCTCAAGTTCATGGCTGTCTTCAAAGTCCCCGACTATCAGGAGATCAGCCTATCCGATTGGCTGACCCATACGCCGCCGTCTCTTGTGGCGCAGCACCTCAACATCGATGTCGCAGACATCGCGAAATTCCCAAGCGACGCGCCGGGAATCGTACCGGGCAAGGTGCCCGGGTAGTTCCCGGCATCGGCGCCGAACCATCATAATAAATCATTGGACTATGGCCGGCCCGGCGTACAAGACCGCGGCGGCCATGGTTTCTTCCGGTTTAAACATGTCTCGAATCTTTGCAGCGCTCATCGCGGGCGCCATCGCGATTACGCTAAATTCGCTGCTGCTGCGCGCTGCCGATCTCATTTCGCTGGCGACGGCGCATGGTGGATTGTTCCGGCTGCTCCAGATAACGACCGGCATTCACTTGCCCGCGACGACTGCATTCCGATGGGAATTTCACGCGGCCGTCGGCGTGGCGATGGCTATCGTTTATGCGTTCGTTCTGGAGCCCTACCTTCCAGGTTCTTCCGTTATGAAGGGGCTTCTCTATGCCCTTGCCGTATGGGTGCTCAACGCCGCGGTGGTGTTGCCGCTCACGGGTGAAGGGTTCGCTGGGTCGCGGCATCTGACGGTTGCGGGCATGGCTTGGTTTGCCGCGGCGCATACCGCATTTTTCGTCTGCCTTGCGCTGTTCTATGCGCGCTTTTTCGGCAAAGCGCGTGCCCGCGGCGCGAGCGGGCGGCAGGGGAGACTTATGGTCGATGGCGGCTAAAGTCGGCGTTTTTAACGTGACACAAATCAAACGTGCATAAATTCGTTCTGTTATGGAATTTTTATCCGCGCCGCGTGATGCTGGGTCTTGAGACTGTGCTGGCGCGCGACATATTTCGAGAGGCCGCATAGTTCAGCGCCAAATGTTTCGGACGCTGTCCTGCAAGGAACAGTCGGTCCAGTGAGTAGCAAGGCCGTGTACCCGTGAGACGTGTCGTCTATCCAATATTGGCAATTGTAGCGGTCATTCCGGCCGCCGGGCGAGCTGACGCTATTGCGGATTGTAACGACAGTGCCAATCTGGCCCGGCAAATTCGCGGTTGCACGAAAGTGATCGGGCGCACGATGCTCGGCGATCCGCTGTCCACGGCTTATATGAACCGCGGCATTGCCTACGCCCAGCAGCATCAGCTGAAGAAGGCTATTGCGGATTTTACGTCATCGATCGACGCCAACGGGGCCAACAATTTCGCGTATTACAATCGCGGGAATGTTTATCTCGATCTGGGCAAGCCTGATCGGGCGATTCCCGATTATTCGCGCGCGATTGAGTTGGCGCCAGACATGTCTCCCGCATTTCTGAATCGAGGGCTCGCCAACGAGATGATCGGCGACCGGACAGCCAGCATATCCGACTTCCGTGCGGCCTTGGCGCTGGAGCCGACGCTTTATGCAGCGGCGGAAGGCTTAAAACGTCTGGGCGCCGATGCAAATGGCCCTTCGCAGGCGGGCGCCCAGCCAGGCGAATAGCTAACGCATTGCTATCGCGCAACTTTTTCGCTGTTACAAACAATTACAAACCGTTACGCCAGCCGCATATGTGGCGAACGAACGGTCGCTAGAACCCCTGACATACCGCAGACAGTCGGCATTGCAGGAGGTTGGACATGCTGGGCGCTTCTCAGGTCATCGGAGCTAATTCCCACGGGGCACACATTGCGGCCTCGGCTGCCAGTTCTTCAAGCGACAGTTCTGCAGATCGTTTTGAGCGTGGGACGATCCGGCGTATCGAAGCCAAAGAGCATGTTTTCTGCGATGGCGATCCGCGGACCCACGTTTTCCGCATCGAAGAAGGCGTGATTGCGCTCTCCAAGCTGCTCGGTGATGGCCGGCGGCAGATCATCGAATTTGCATATCCCGGCGATTACATCGGCCTCGGGACGCTGCGCGAGCATATTTTCGATGCTCAGGCGACGTGCCCGGCGAAAGTGCGGTGCCTGTCGGCGACCGCCCTGGAACAGGAAGCTGCCCGCGATGCTGGGTTGGCACTGAGGCTCTACAAGGCTGTCTCGGCCGAGCTCGCGGCTGCTCGCAGCCTGCTCGTGTCGGTCGGGCAGCAGAGCGCGATGGAGCGGTTGGCGGGCTTCCTTCTGAGCCTTTCCGCCCGGGCCCCTGATGGCGAAGAGAACGTCGTCAAGCTGCCGATGCGCCGTTCCGACATTGCGGATCTCTTGGGTCTCACGATCGAGACGGTCAGCCGGACGATCACGAAGCTGCGCACGATGCACGTCATCGACGTCGTCCGCGGTACGGAAGTTCACATCCTGGACAGCGACCGTTTAGCCGAACTTGCCGGTCAGTGAGGCGTCAGGTTTCCCGAGACTCCGTCGGCGGCGCGCTCAAGGCGGCGGAGTCGTCCAGCTTGGCCAGTGTTTCTGCGGCCTTGCTGCGGGGCGATTTGAGGCTGTGAATGAGGGACCCCAGCAGCGGTAGCAAGACTGAGCTGATCAATACCTCGCTGGCAGGATAGATATAGGCACTAGGCCCTATGGCCGGGCTTCCGACATTTTTCTCAAGGGCCGAGACACTGGATCTCCGCATTTCCTGGGCGACGGCATATTCGCGTCCAGGGCGTTGAAGCATCGCGATGATCGCGACGAGGCTTGCCAGAAGGCAGCCGATGACGCCAACCAATGCCGCGGCGCCGATGCGGCCGAGGCTCTCTTCCAGCAGCCAATAGAGCGCTAAGCCCATAATCGCGAGCCCCAGGACGGCAAGAATGCCGGCGAGGCCATAGAGAACGCCCTTCCTCAACGCATATCGGATGTAGCTGTCCGCAACGACGGCGTCAGCCGTCGCCAGTTTATCGAGGTCGCGGGCAAGACTTGGCAGATCCACGAGATGTCCGTGCAGATATGAGGGCTATGTTGTGCCCCTGGATATATCAGAACGTTTTATAATAAGCGAACGGACGCGAAGCGTCAGTTCAACGAGAACGCTGCTCAGTTCTTCACTTTCCGGTTTGTCTTCCGGTTCATGTACCAATCGGACAGCGTTTCCCAGAATGCGGCGACGGCGACGATGATCGTAATCAGAAATAGTGCAACAACCATCTGGATGACGTCAAAATTGACGGCGTCTTCGGCGACGAACCAGCCTGCGATGGCAGCCGCCAGGAACATCACAGGACGAAGAAGAAGGTTCACCATCTCAAAGGTCTCCAAGACCAATATTTTCCAGCGCTTCTTATAACATGGCTCGAGGACCTAGTGCTTGATTCCGGTCAAGATATTTGCCCGATATTGTTAAGGTTCCGGTGACAGGGAAGGGCTCTTGCACCGGGGCGACGCGGGTCTTAAGGACATGGGCGACCGCATATCGGACAGCCGGGGCGGGCCTTCTCAAACTCAATTGTCGGGACTCATCGCGTGGCCGTCAAAGTCGCTGCCTTCTATAAATTTGTATCGATCGACGATCCGTCGGCGCTTCAAACGTCGCTGCGCGAAGTGTGTGCGGCGCAGGAGATCAAGGGCACCATTCTCGTTGCTAGTGAAGGGATCAACGGCACCGTCTCAGGTGCCAGCGACGCGATCGATACGCTGTTTGCGGCAGTCAGAGCGGACGCGCGCTTTTCCGATCTCGTCGTCAAATTTTCAGAGACGGCGGAGCATCCGTTCCAGCGCCTTAAAGTAAAGATCAAACGCGAGATCGTCACCTTCGGTGTGCCGGGGACAGAGCCGGCCGCCTTAACCGGCGAACTCGTCGAACCGGAAGATTGGAATGCTTTGATTTCCGATCCCGACGTGATCGTCATCGACACGCGTAACGACTACGAATTCGATGTCGGAACGTTCAAAGGCGCGCGCAATCCACAAACGCGATCCTTCACCGAATTTCCCGACTACGTGCGCCGCACGTTGTCAGATAACCGCTCGCAGAAGATTGCGATGTTCTGCACGGGCGGCATCCGATGCGAAAAGGCGAGTTCGTACATGCTTCAGGAAGGCTTCACGAACGTCTACCAACTGCATGGCGGTATCTTACGGTATCTCGAACAGATTGCGCCCGATGAGAGTCTGTGGCGCGGCGAGTGCTTTGTCTTCGATGAGCGCGTTGCGCTGGAACACGGCGTGCGCCCCGGGCAACATACGCTCTGTGTCAAATGTGGATCTCCGATCAAGCGTGCAAGCGAAGGAAATAGCGATCTTTGCGAACGCTGTCGCGATGCGCTCGGTGGCGAAGGCGCGTGAAGTACCTACGTAGAGACGGCGGGAACATCAGGTAATAGGCCGTTTTTGCTGTCTAAAATTTAAGGATATCAAACTTGACCCCTTGGGCTCTTGGCGTCATTCAGCGTTTTCGACTAACGCGCCTTTACCTCACCCAAGGGGATTTCAATGACGGACCTGATCGAAGCCGTCGGACTTGAGAAACAGTTTGGCGAGATCAAAGCCGTTGATGGCATATCGCTCAAAGTTGCAAAGGGCGAAGTTCTAGGATTTCTCGGACCGAACGGCGCCGGTAAGTCCACGACGATGAAGATGATCACCGGCTTTCTCGAACCGGATGCCGGACGGGCCGCAATCTGCGGCGTCGATGTTTTCGAAAATCCGAAAAAAGCCAAAGCCCTGTTCGGTTACGTACCGGAAGGGGCGCCGTCTTACGCGGAAATGACGCCGCGCAGTTTTCTCACATTTATCGCGGAAATTCGCGGTTATCGCGGTGTGGAGCTTACGACACGTATCAATCGCGCGGTCGAGCGTGCGGGTCTCGGTACCGTTTTCGATCAGGTGATCGACACGCTGTCGAAAGGCTACAAGCGCCGCGTCGGCCTCGCGCAGGCCATTCTGCACGATCCGCCCGTGCTGATCATGGATGAGCCGACGGACGGTCTCGATCCGAATCAAAAGCATCACGTTCGCAAGTTGATCAGCGATATGTCTTCGGACAAGGCGATCATCATCTCGACTCATATTCTCGAAGAGGTCGAGGCCGTCTGTTCGCGGGCGATCGTCATCAATCGGGGGCACATCGTCGCCGACGGTACGGCCGACGATCTGATGCAGCGGATGCATTATCACGGCGCGGTATCGCTCAAGGTCATTGCCGAGCGCGGGGACGCCGCGATCGAAGTGCTGTCGAGCGCGAGCAGCGTAGCGAAGGTCGAGACGCTCGGTAAGCCGAACGGCCATTTTCTGCTTCGCGCGATCCCGAAGCAGAAGGAGATGGCCGCGGCCGAGGTGGCGGCGCTGCTTCGCGCGCAGAACATTCCGGTCGATGAGCTTTATGTTGAGCGCGGTCGCCTCGACGATGTCTTCCGACAGATCACCATGCCTGAAGACGGAGGCTCAAATGGTTGAGACTTTCGATAACGCTTGGATTATTGCCAAGCGTGAACTTCGCGGATATTTCGCGACGCCGCTGGCGCTCGTGTTTCTGACGGTCTTCGTAGCCCTGACCGGTGCGCTGACGTTCTATGTCGGCAATTTCTTCGAGCGCGGGCAAGCCGATCTGTTCCCGTTCTTCGCCTATCATCCGTGGCTTTATCTGCTGCTCGTGCCTGCGGTGGCGATGCGGCTTTGGGCGGAAGAGCGCAAGACAGGCACCATCGAACTCTTGATGACGTTGCCGATTACGCCGCTTGAAGCGATCCTCGGCAAGTTTCTTGCGGCATGGGCGTTTATCGGCCTCGCGCTGGTGTTGACGTTTCCGATCTGGATTACGGTCAACATTCTTGGTGATCCGGACAATGGTGTCATTCTAACGAGCTACATCGGCAGCTTTCTGATGGCAGGTGCGTTCCTGGCGATCGGCTCGTTCGTTTCGACGCTGACGAAGAACCAAGTCATTGCCTTTATCGTCGCGTCTCTCATCTGCTTCCTGTTTACGATGAGCGGCTTGGAGATGGTGCAGAGTGGGTTGAGGGCTTGGACGCCGGCGTTCTTCGCGTCTGCCGTTTCGTCGATGAGTTTCCTTTCGCATTTCGAGCAGATCACGCGTGGTGTTCTCGATTTGCCGACACTCATCTTCTTCTTCTCGATGATCGTTTTCTGGCTGTTCGCGACGGTGATCGCGATCGACCAGAAGAAAGCGCAGTGAGGTTTGGCCATGTCGAACGGGTTTGGACCCGTCGCCGGCGCATTCAAAGCGACGGTGGCTTATTTCTCGTCATTCAAGAGATCGACGCTTGCCTGGGGCGGATTGGCGCTTGGCGCTGTTATTCTACTGTCGGTCAACCTTTCCTCGACGATCGGTCTCAAGGCGTGGAGCGCCGACCTTACGCAAGATCGACTATTCACGATTTCGGACGGCACGCGTCAGATCCTGAAGTCGATCGACGAGCCGATCACGGCGCGGCTCTATTTTTCGAAGAACCTTGCCGACGCCTCGCCTGATATCGTGCGCTATTTCGATCGTGTACGTGAGTTGTTCGAGCGCTATCGCGATATCTCGGGCGGCAAGCTGCAGCTTACTATCCTCGATCCCGAGCCGTTCTCGGATGCGGAAGACAAAGCCGTCGAAGGGGGCCTTAGGGGGCTCCGTCTCAACGCGGATGGCGACGTTGGATATTTCGGCCTCGTCGCGACAAACGCGACGGATAATCAGCAGGTCATTCCGTTCTTCGATCCGAGCCGCGAGTCGTATCTCGAATATGATGTCACGAAGCTTATTTACTCGCTTGCCAATCCGAAGAAGCGCACCGTCGGCTTGATGACGTCGCTGCCTCTCGACGGCGGCAAGTCGCCGATGCGGCAGCAACAGACGCAGCCGTGGCTGATGATGGGGCAGATCCGCGAGTTCTTCGACGTCAAACCCATCGACCAGGATGTGAAGGAAATTCCGGCAGGTCTGGACGTATTGATGGTGGCGCAGCCGACGAAGCTGACGCCGGATGCCACTTACGCCATCGATCAGTACGCGCTGAAGGGCGGCAAGGTCTTGATCTTCACCGATCCGGTTTCGGATACGGCGGAGATGCAACTTCTGCAGAACCAGGGCA from Hyphomicrobium sp. MC1 harbors:
- a CDS encoding molybdopterin-dependent oxidoreductase is translated as MNHDVISRREHDGDSSAIDRRRFFLGATGVTAAGMLAANNVSAAAQAVSAPEKPRLSFRHGGSGPSRYHPSFVKDVGLLTDLNATNQGGAWWNFDTYITPVEEFYIRNEYPTPRAEIDQRVDPRFWRLKIHGDAIERPLELTYDDILRMPSRSIVSVMQCAGNGRSLFWEQQDMLSSPTKVSGNGWGLGGVGQAEWQYVPMSEILGRVGLKANAKSVLFWSGVDGKAPNIQSDTGRPLPISELIERGEDIGLAFKMNGMPLPPDHGAPVRALVPGWCGGASTKWLTEIKIASHDFWVRLNTIGHSMVGPDYPPPKPSSEDEFRFVTPKNVIGVPVTWHTSRSMLAIPLVLAKQPQMPSNYPLDRGKLPVMPSGPQTLRGYAWAPHWGVKRVDVRVNGGQWEPARIIDHQPNRYTWVRFEVPLSPLPGTYLIETCVVDGRGDRQPARVPYNAGGYDFSAIPKFFVRFS
- a CDS encoding ABC transporter ATP-binding protein, translated to MTDLIEAVGLEKQFGEIKAVDGISLKVAKGEVLGFLGPNGAGKSTTMKMITGFLEPDAGRAAICGVDVFENPKKAKALFGYVPEGAPSYAEMTPRSFLTFIAEIRGYRGVELTTRINRAVERAGLGTVFDQVIDTLSKGYKRRVGLAQAILHDPPVLIMDEPTDGLDPNQKHHVRKLISDMSSDKAIIISTHILEEVEAVCSRAIVINRGHIVADGTADDLMQRMHYHGAVSLKVIAERGDAAIEVLSSASSVAKVETLGKPNGHFLLRAIPKQKEMAAAEVAALLRAQNIPVDELYVERGRLDDVFRQITMPEDGGSNG
- a CDS encoding rhodanese-related sulfurtransferase; its protein translation is MAVKVAAFYKFVSIDDPSALQTSLREVCAAQEIKGTILVASEGINGTVSGASDAIDTLFAAVRADARFSDLVVKFSETAEHPFQRLKVKIKREIVTFGVPGTEPAALTGELVEPEDWNALISDPDVIVIDTRNDYEFDVGTFKGARNPQTRSFTEFPDYVRRTLSDNRSQKIAMFCTGGIRCEKASSYMLQEGFTNVYQLHGGILRYLEQIAPDESLWRGECFVFDERVALEHGVRPGQHTLCVKCGSPIKRASEGNSDLCERCRDALGGEGA
- a CDS encoding ABC transporter permease subunit, yielding MVETFDNAWIIAKRELRGYFATPLALVFLTVFVALTGALTFYVGNFFERGQADLFPFFAYHPWLYLLLVPAVAMRLWAEERKTGTIELLMTLPITPLEAILGKFLAAWAFIGLALVLTFPIWITVNILGDPDNGVILTSYIGSFLMAGAFLAIGSFVSTLTKNQVIAFIVASLICFLFTMSGLEMVQSGLRAWTPAFFASAVSSMSFLSHFEQITRGVLDLPTLIFFFSMIVFWLFATVIAIDQKKAQ
- a CDS encoding Crp/Fnr family transcriptional regulator — its product is MLGASQVIGANSHGAHIAASAASSSSDSSADRFERGTIRRIEAKEHVFCDGDPRTHVFRIEEGVIALSKLLGDGRRQIIEFAYPGDYIGLGTLREHIFDAQATCPAKVRCLSATALEQEAARDAGLALRLYKAVSAELAAARSLLVSVGQQSAMERLAGFLLSLSARAPDGEENVVKLPMRRSDIADLLGLTIETVSRTITKLRTMHVIDVVRGTEVHILDSDRLAELAGQ
- a CDS encoding cupin domain-containing protein → MNEISRRNILAIAAATGTLASSAAARAATFGNPDQPAEGAINANPGGLSDPGPKNPIINSQFPSFESPPPTDVGGMPLFWGSFNNAQKRIQNGGWARQLTQADFAISEAVSGVNMRLGPGGVREMHWHLAAEWAIMTNGRCRVTVLDPEGHAYVDDVGPGDLWYFPAGFPHSLQGLGPDGAEFVLVFDEGRQSEYSTLLVTDWLAHTPPDVLAANFGVPKDVFKNIPLQDLWIFQGKEPGPLAADQAAVASGGTPPNPFTFKLGSSKPVKANPSGELRMADSSIFKASKTIAAAMEVLKPGAVREMHWHPNADEWQYWMEGEGRMTVFDAGPHAVTADFRPGDVGYVKKSQGHVIQNVGKTDLKFMAVFKVPDYQEISLSDWLTHTPPSLVAQHLNIDVADIAKFPSDAPGIVPGKVPG
- a CDS encoding tetratricopeptide repeat protein, translating into MLGDPLSTAYMNRGIAYAQQHQLKKAIADFTSSIDANGANNFAYYNRGNVYLDLGKPDRAIPDYSRAIELAPDMSPAFLNRGLANEMIGDRTASISDFRAALALEPTLYAAAEGLKRLGADANGPSQAGAQPGE